A genomic window from Pseudanabaena yagii GIHE-NHR1 includes:
- a CDS encoding sulfite exporter TauE/SafE family protein, translating to MLEILTLCGFAFVAGLIDAVVGGGGLIQLPVLLIMLPQTVIASILGTSKFVSIAGTSIAVHQYAKQQKIEWGTTIPAMVAAFIFSFLGARVTSLLNPSLMRPVILGLLITVAIYTFSKKDFGLLQISKLSQLQQSLYSIAIGSVIGFYDGFFGPGTGSFLIFAFVSIFGYSFLMASASAKVINFATNLAALIYFAVTNNVIYALGIPMAICNILGAFIGTKLAISKGSEFVRKLFLMIVSLLIFKLGYDIIHN from the coding sequence ATGCTCGAAATTTTGACGCTTTGTGGATTTGCTTTTGTCGCTGGTCTAATTGATGCAGTAGTTGGTGGTGGGGGATTAATTCAATTACCTGTTCTGTTAATTATGTTGCCGCAGACGGTGATCGCCTCCATTTTAGGTACTAGTAAATTTGTCTCGATCGCAGGAACAAGCATTGCTGTACATCAATACGCTAAGCAGCAAAAGATTGAATGGGGAACAACAATTCCCGCAATGGTTGCAGCATTTATTTTTTCTTTCTTAGGTGCAAGAGTTACGAGTTTACTTAATCCTAGTTTGATGCGTCCTGTGATTTTGGGCTTATTAATTACTGTCGCTATCTACACCTTTAGCAAAAAAGATTTTGGTCTATTGCAAATATCAAAACTTAGCCAATTACAACAAAGCTTATATAGTATAGCGATCGGTTCTGTAATTGGTTTTTATGATGGATTTTTTGGTCCAGGAACTGGAAGCTTTTTAATTTTTGCCTTTGTCAGCATCTTTGGTTATAGCTTTCTTATGGCTTCCGCGTCAGCAAAGGTAATTAACTTTGCGACTAATCTTGCAGCGCTTATTTACTTTGCAGTTACCAATAATGTTATTTATGCCTTGGGAATACCTATGGCGATTTGTAATATTCTAGGAGCGTTTATAGGTACAAAGTTAGCAATTAGTAAGGGCAGTGAATTTGTAAGAAAATTATTTTTAATGATTGTATCATTACTAATTTTTAAATTAGGCTATGACATTATTCACAACTAA
- a CDS encoding CHAT domain-containing protein: MRLSPIWLLSLILTIISLNFAKPARSQTSVPSIRTPNPSPSRPNTGFDPSRILDLINLLDRPSSSTPTQQVDLSPDIAEIRGQISRLYFLLARQYSAQNQIPEACNALEKAYSTELEAYLRKRLRSRQPTSNDCYTSEIKRISQLTGSPTALIYATTSKGGLELIAVTPPKTTRPAGIFPRTRVATKSLEEKLGIPSNFLADDVLAQSSQTEANPVRKVEYNATTAQVDQVILDFRNNLQDYQSYDFLPQSQQLYNWVIRPIEPELEKAQVKTIVFVMNGNLRVVPPAAFHDGQRYLIEKYAVTSIPSWQLTEPNRPDRTLTPQILAMGLSESVEGLPALPAAKLEVETIASKVLVGKNFLNRDFTKDNLRSQISNQKFGIIHLATHAKFLHESPEKSFIQFWGDQLQMSQISKMNLATDLLTLSACETAVGQNLGLAGLAVDSGASSVLASLWEVSDAGTAPLMIRFYRGLSTAPSKAIALQEAQLAFLHGEVKLNNNQIQGIKGFPNIPFPINARGIDLKHPYFWSSFTLVGNWL; this comes from the coding sequence ATGCGACTTTCACCTATATGGTTGCTTTCCCTAATATTGACAATCATTTCTCTGAATTTCGCTAAGCCTGCGCGATCGCAAACTTCTGTGCCATCCATACGGACTCCTAACCCATCACCATCACGCCCCAACACTGGCTTCGACCCATCACGAATTTTAGATCTAATCAATTTATTAGATCGTCCCAGTAGTTCAACACCGACCCAGCAGGTGGACTTATCGCCCGACATTGCGGAAATTCGTGGACAAATCAGTCGGTTGTACTTTCTCCTAGCAAGACAATACTCCGCACAAAATCAAATACCTGAAGCCTGTAATGCCCTCGAAAAGGCTTACAGTACAGAGTTAGAAGCCTATTTACGCAAGAGGCTGCGATCGCGTCAACCTACCAGTAACGACTGCTATACCTCTGAGATAAAAAGGATCTCGCAACTAACAGGTAGTCCAACAGCTCTAATTTACGCTACGACTTCTAAGGGTGGTTTAGAACTAATTGCAGTCACCCCACCGAAGACAACTAGACCTGCTGGAATATTCCCCCGAACTCGTGTTGCTACTAAATCATTAGAGGAGAAACTCGGTATCCCCTCAAATTTTCTCGCAGATGATGTTCTCGCACAGAGCAGTCAAACCGAGGCAAATCCTGTTCGCAAAGTTGAATACAACGCTACTACGGCTCAGGTTGATCAAGTCATCCTTGACTTTCGCAATAATTTACAAGACTACCAATCCTACGATTTTTTGCCTCAGTCACAGCAGCTTTATAATTGGGTGATTCGCCCCATTGAGCCTGAACTAGAGAAAGCACAGGTCAAAACCATTGTATTTGTGATGAATGGGAATTTGCGGGTAGTTCCCCCTGCTGCCTTTCATGATGGACAGCGTTACCTAATTGAGAAATATGCGGTGACATCGATTCCCTCATGGCAACTTACCGAACCTAATCGCCCCGATCGCACATTGACTCCGCAAATCTTAGCTATGGGACTCTCAGAATCCGTAGAAGGGCTACCTGCATTGCCAGCAGCTAAGTTAGAGGTGGAAACGATCGCTTCTAAAGTATTAGTTGGTAAAAATTTTCTCAATCGTGATTTTACGAAGGACAATTTGCGATCGCAAATCAGCAATCAAAAATTTGGGATTATTCATCTTGCGACCCATGCAAAATTTCTCCATGAATCGCCTGAGAAATCCTTCATTCAATTTTGGGGTGATCAATTACAAATGAGTCAAATCTCCAAGATGAATCTGGCAACTGACTTACTAACCCTCAGTGCTTGTGAAACTGCCGTTGGTCAAAATCTTGGTTTAGCAGGTTTAGCTGTGGATTCAGGAGCGTCAAGTGTCTTGGCATCGCTATGGGAAGTAAGTGATGCGGGGACAGCTCCTCTGATGATTCGTTTTTACCGTGGCTTATCAACTGCGCCGAGTAAAGCGATCGCGCTCCAAGAAGCACAGTTAGCCTTTTTGCATGGTGAAGTGAAGCTTAATAACAATCAAATTCAAGGAATTAAAGGTTTTCCCAATATTCCATTTCCGATTAATGCCAGAGGCATCGATCTAAAACATCCCTACTTTTGGTCATCATTTACTTTAGTTGGTAACTGGCTATAA
- a CDS encoding NADPH-dependent oxidoreductase has protein sequence MTIATSSSVDLLNDRYGSSFPNDFLWNDQISNLLAHRSIRSYLSKPLPKGTLETLIAAAQSAASSSNLQLWSVVAVEDPARKERLSILARNQAHIRQVPLFLVWLADLSRARNIADAHNSTSEGLDYLETFLTGAIDASLAAQNAVVAAESLGLGTVYVGAIRNNPEAVAKELNLPPLVFPVFGLSVGYPDPNNIPAVKPRLDQSAVLHRESYSVENQKEAIAEYDRIMTNFYQQQQTGLNTDWSTHSTARIATAAALGGRDRLTEILHNLGFEIR, from the coding sequence ATGACTATAGCAACCTCTTCCTCTGTTGATTTGCTAAATGATCGTTATGGTAGTTCCTTCCCTAACGACTTTCTATGGAATGATCAAATAAGTAATTTGCTAGCCCATCGCTCGATCCGTTCTTATTTGTCTAAACCTTTGCCCAAAGGCACTTTAGAAACCTTAATTGCGGCGGCTCAATCTGCGGCAAGTTCTTCTAATTTGCAGCTATGGAGTGTCGTTGCCGTTGAAGATCCTGCACGAAAGGAGCGCTTATCTATCTTAGCTCGCAATCAAGCCCATATCCGCCAAGTCCCTTTATTTTTAGTTTGGCTTGCTGATTTATCACGGGCGCGAAATATTGCTGATGCACATAACTCCACCTCTGAGGGACTGGACTATTTAGAAACTTTTCTCACTGGGGCGATCGATGCTTCTCTCGCCGCACAAAATGCTGTAGTTGCAGCAGAATCCCTTGGTTTGGGAACAGTTTATGTTGGTGCAATTCGGAATAATCCTGAAGCAGTAGCCAAGGAATTGAATTTACCACCCTTAGTATTTCCTGTATTTGGGCTGAGTGTTGGCTATCCTGATCCCAACAATATTCCTGCGGTCAAGCCACGTCTAGATCAATCCGCAGTTCTTCATCGCGAAAGCTATTCTGTAGAAAATCAAAAAGAAGCGATCGCTGAATATGATCGGATTATGACTAATTTCTATCAACAGCAGCAAACAGGCTTGAATACCGATTGGTCAACCCATTCTACGGCAAGAATTGCGACGGCAGCGGCTCTTGGTGGACGCGATCGCTTAACCGAAATCCTACATAACTTAGGCTTTGAAATCCGTTAA
- a CDS encoding ABC transporter ATP-binding protein has translation MTNTVRGVDLNIENLWKSFGKNHVLQGLNLEIRAGEFIAIVGRSGCGKSTLLRAIAGLATPNSGSLWVDDQPVKGINPIARVMFQEPRLLPWKKVYQNVALGLAKESRSRARWALTQVGLSDRASEFPSILSGGQKQRVALARALVSEPRLMLLDEPLGALDALTRIEMQNLLENLWLEQKFTTLLITHDVEEAVALSDHLILIEHGQIGLDLRIDLPRPRSRGSAEFAALVDKIRTRVMNPESISQFAAQAA, from the coding sequence ATGACAAACACGGTTAGAGGCGTAGATCTAAACATTGAGAATCTTTGGAAAAGCTTTGGGAAAAACCATGTTTTGCAAGGATTAAATCTGGAAATTAGGGCTGGAGAATTTATTGCCATTGTTGGGCGTAGTGGTTGTGGTAAAAGCACCCTCTTGAGAGCGATCGCAGGTCTAGCTACACCTAATTCAGGTTCTCTCTGGGTAGATGATCAACCAGTGAAAGGAATTAATCCGATCGCGAGAGTCATGTTCCAAGAGCCGAGACTATTGCCTTGGAAGAAGGTTTATCAAAATGTGGCTCTAGGGTTAGCCAAAGAATCGCGTAGTCGTGCAAGATGGGCTTTAACTCAAGTTGGTTTAAGCGATCGCGCCTCAGAGTTTCCTTCAATTCTATCTGGTGGTCAAAAGCAAAGAGTTGCTCTTGCGCGAGCCTTAGTGAGTGAACCGCGATTAATGCTTTTAGATGAACCTCTCGGCGCACTGGATGCCCTCACTCGCATCGAAATGCAGAATCTATTAGAAAATCTTTGGCTAGAACAGAAGTTCACCACCCTACTCATCACCCATGATGTTGAAGAAGCCGTAGCTTTAAGCGATCACCTAATTTTGATCGAACATGGTCAAATCGGACTAGATTTAAGAATCGACTTACCCCGTCCGCGTTCCCGTGGCAGTGCAGAATTTGCTGCCCTCGTAGACAAGATTCGTACCAGAGTAATGAATCCTGAAAGCATTTCTCAGTTTGCTGCTCAAGCCGCCTAA
- the ssuC gene encoding aliphatic sulfonate ABC transporter permease SsuC — protein sequence MQHPSSTSISYHRSKNNLFSRTIAQLQNGFSGLVPWLFPIFLVILWQLAVQFGWLSTRILPAPTTVISAAIKLAQSGELATNFKISASRALTGFAIGGSIGFIFGLVNGLFRVSEKIFDTTLQMWRNIPNLALIPLVILWFGIGEEAKLFLVSSGVLFPIYINTFHGIRSIDSGLIEMGKVYGLNPFELFWNIILPGALPSILVGVRFSLGIMWLSLIVAETIAADSGIGYMATSAREFMQTDVVVFSILLYASFGKLADVIVRTLEAVCLNWHPNYQKVKAA from the coding sequence ATGCAACATCCTTCCTCAACATCTATTTCTTATCACCGTTCTAAAAATAATCTTTTTAGTAGAACAATTGCTCAATTGCAAAATGGGTTTAGTGGGCTAGTTCCTTGGCTATTCCCAATCTTTCTCGTCATCCTTTGGCAATTGGCGGTACAGTTTGGCTGGCTTTCTACCCGCATTCTCCCTGCACCGACCACAGTTATCAGTGCGGCGATCAAACTCGCGCAATCAGGAGAACTAGCTACCAACTTTAAAATCAGCGCTTCACGAGCCTTAACAGGATTTGCGATCGGTGGGAGCATTGGTTTTATTTTTGGGCTAGTGAATGGATTATTCCGCGTTTCAGAAAAGATCTTTGACACCACTCTCCAGATGTGGAGAAATATCCCTAATCTTGCGTTAATTCCCCTTGTAATTCTCTGGTTTGGCATTGGCGAAGAAGCGAAGTTATTCCTAGTTTCTAGTGGTGTTCTCTTTCCCATTTACATTAATACCTTTCATGGTATCCGCAGCATCGATAGCGGTTTAATCGAAATGGGCAAAGTCTACGGTCTGAATCCCTTTGAACTATTTTGGAATATTATTCTCCCTGGAGCCTTACCTTCGATTTTAGTGGGTGTGCGCTTCTCTCTCGGCATTATGTGGCTCTCACTAATTGTTGCCGAAACGATCGCCGCCGACTCAGGAATTGGCTACATGGCAACCAGCGCTAGAGAATTCATGCAAACGGATGTGGTTGTATTTAGCATCCTGCTGTATGCGTCTTTTGGCAAACTTGCAGACGTGATCGTGAGAACTTTAGAAGCAGTATGTCTCAATTGGCATCCTAACTATCAAAAAGTGAAGGCAGCGTAG
- a CDS encoding iron uptake porin, producing the protein MSKASQKIALSFPILLVAAIASTSSVNANEVKKVADNRQSTSTEIPKLADSKTSASKPLQIDDVINVSGVGLQSPLPASSQLDDLVVPVTQLSDTNAKLPSQNSELAAVTSVSQLTDVKSTDWAFTALQSLVERYGVIAGYPDSTYRGKKALSRYEFAAGLNTALDKINEIISAGLADKVSKEDLATLKKLQEEFASELAALRGRVDNLEAKTAKIEEQQFSTTTKLLGSANFLLGAIATNGKRAIDGQNRSSNLIFAYSVNLRFNTSFTGKDLLSVNLGTNNSPSTAAVVGGAGNLSNVANFALDGSTATKAPNTFSVGQLFYRFPIGEQATVWISALGLQPFDFFPVISPLRDGTSVPNTAYGLFNPVIFRPGFTDTGIGAAYRFSDQWQLHAGYFASDVQASKSGSTVPTGSLGLFGGSSTIATQLTFKPSEQFSGSLNFIHKYWSGSIPGDPDLAGQVSFSGPTGTNLATAPFGLTTPTVADSFGGQFDWRIFPKIGLGGWFSTTSALNLNKGTTANVINAAISLGFFDLFKEGNHGGILVAIPPYVTSSNDTRGKDLNTPWLIEAFYTHRFNKNISITPDIYVVLNPDVGTPEPIWGFTLRTTFTF; encoded by the coding sequence ATGTCCAAGGCTTCGCAAAAAATTGCGTTATCATTTCCCATCCTGCTAGTAGCTGCGATCGCTAGTACATCATCAGTTAACGCTAATGAAGTTAAGAAAGTTGCAGACAATAGACAGTCCACTAGCACAGAAATTCCCAAGCTAGCAGATAGCAAGACATCCGCTAGTAAGCCATTACAAATTGATGATGTAATTAATGTTTCGGGAGTAGGCTTACAATCTCCATTACCAGCATCATCACAGCTAGATGATCTCGTAGTTCCTGTCACCCAGCTTTCTGATACCAATGCAAAGCTGCCTTCTCAAAACTCGGAATTGGCAGCAGTTACTTCTGTATCACAACTTACGGATGTCAAATCGACAGATTGGGCATTTACCGCACTGCAATCCTTGGTAGAACGCTATGGAGTGATTGCTGGTTATCCTGACAGCACCTATCGTGGCAAAAAGGCCTTATCTCGTTACGAATTTGCCGCAGGTTTGAATACTGCATTAGACAAGATCAATGAAATTATCTCCGCAGGTCTAGCTGACAAGGTTAGCAAAGAAGATCTCGCTACCTTGAAAAAACTCCAAGAAGAATTTGCATCTGAGCTAGCTGCACTTAGGGGAAGAGTTGACAATCTTGAAGCAAAAACAGCAAAAATCGAAGAGCAACAATTTTCTACTACTACAAAACTGTTGGGTTCAGCCAACTTTTTGCTTGGAGCGATCGCTACTAATGGCAAAAGAGCAATTGATGGTCAGAATAGAAGCAGTAATTTAATATTTGCTTATTCTGTAAATCTTCGATTTAATACCAGTTTCACTGGGAAAGATTTATTAAGCGTCAATTTAGGCACAAATAACTCTCCCTCAACTGCGGCCGTTGTTGGCGGTGCAGGAAATCTATCTAATGTGGCTAACTTTGCACTTGATGGATCTACTGCTACTAAGGCTCCAAATACTTTTTCTGTTGGTCAACTCTTCTATCGTTTTCCGATTGGTGAGCAAGCAACTGTCTGGATTTCAGCTTTGGGATTACAGCCTTTTGACTTTTTCCCTGTGATCAGTCCTCTGCGTGATGGAACTTCTGTTCCCAACACTGCTTATGGTCTCTTTAACCCAGTAATTTTCCGACCTGGATTTACGGATACTGGTATCGGTGCTGCCTATCGCTTTAGTGATCAATGGCAACTTCATGCTGGGTACTTTGCCAGCGATGTTCAAGCTAGTAAATCTGGGTCTACAGTTCCAACAGGTTCTTTAGGACTGTTTGGTGGTAGTAGCACGATCGCTACACAGCTCACCTTTAAACCTTCAGAACAGTTTAGTGGTTCTTTAAACTTTATCCACAAATATTGGAGTGGAAGTATTCCCGGTGATCCTGATTTAGCTGGTCAAGTTAGCTTCTCAGGACCTACTGGCACTAATCTCGCAACTGCGCCCTTTGGTCTTACCACGCCTACCGTTGCTGATAGCTTTGGCGGTCAGTTCGATTGGAGAATCTTCCCAAAAATTGGTTTAGGGGGATGGTTCTCGACTACATCTGCTCTAAATTTGAATAAGGGAACTACTGCTAATGTGATCAATGCGGCTATAAGTTTAGGATTTTTTGATCTATTCAAGGAAGGTAATCATGGTGGTATTCTAGTGGCAATTCCTCCCTATGTCACCAGCAGTAATGATACTAGAGGTAAAGATCTAAATACTCCGTGGTTGATCGAGGCTTTTTACACGCATCGATTCAATAAGAATATTAGTATTACCCCCGATATTTATGTAGTACTTAATCCCGATGTCGGTACACCAGAGCCAATCTGGGGCTTCACTCTTCGCACTACTTTCACGTTCTAA
- a CDS encoding DUF2808 domain-containing protein translates to MKYLNRLAIPCLLMGLSLSAISVIIPKINSAIAQDLTVSSSPKGFIQFPSLISADTSDLDTNTRNAIYSFQIFIPQQAGASLKKVTIVQKDPIEPISFVSDRTTAYIQEPSGDLTPVGTQTAIDPNTRSVSVVFTSPIPAGKTVIVGLRPQSNPSLEGEYVFGVTAFSDKQQSQGQSIGEGRLGIYNTPSFTSFAPNF, encoded by the coding sequence ATGAAATACCTCAACCGACTTGCTATTCCCTGTCTACTCATGGGACTATCCCTGAGTGCTATTTCTGTAATTATTCCTAAAATCAATAGCGCGATTGCTCAAGATTTGACGGTATCCTCCTCACCAAAAGGATTTATCCAATTCCCTAGCCTCATTTCTGCGGATACTAGCGATCTCGATACGAACACGCGCAATGCGATTTATTCTTTTCAAATATTCATCCCTCAACAAGCAGGCGCTTCTCTAAAAAAGGTGACTATAGTTCAGAAAGATCCTATAGAGCCAATTTCCTTTGTTAGCGATCGCACCACTGCCTATATTCAAGAGCCATCTGGCGATCTCACTCCTGTAGGCACGCAAACAGCGATCGATCCCAATACTAGAAGCGTATCTGTGGTATTTACATCACCAATTCCCGCAGGTAAAACCGTAATTGTCGGCTTGCGTCCGCAAAGCAATCCTAGTTTAGAAGGTGAATATGTTTTCGGCGTAACTGCTTTCTCTGACAAACAACAATCACAGGGTCAGTCAATTGGTGAAGGCAGACTTGGCATTTACAACACTCCATCCTTTACATCGTTTGCGCCAAATTTCTAA
- a CDS encoding NAD(P)H-dependent oxidoreductase, producing the protein MTRILLIGGSPLHPCPNHTFLDYAKYLLENQSQFSKIKIDTLLVRNLLAEDLAFGRYSSPALFYPKKLVEDADAIIIGSPIFKSAYTGLLKSFLDLLPIGIFANKVILPLATSQIIAHASALDSSLTPVLIDLGATQILPSVFALDNQLQDAEHSNLEIAIRLQAALQDLLQAIANKGNKPNNLSPLLDKIYAVH; encoded by the coding sequence ATGACTCGTATCTTACTAATTGGTGGCAGTCCCCTTCATCCCTGCCCCAACCACACTTTTTTAGACTACGCCAAGTATCTATTAGAAAATCAATCACAATTCTCGAAAATCAAGATTGATACTCTATTAGTACGCAATCTATTAGCAGAAGACTTGGCTTTTGGACGCTATTCTAGCCCTGCTTTGTTCTATCCCAAAAAACTAGTTGAAGATGCGGATGCCATAATCATTGGCAGTCCTATCTTTAAATCTGCCTATACAGGTCTACTCAAATCATTTCTTGATCTATTGCCAATAGGAATTTTTGCGAATAAAGTAATTCTTCCCCTTGCCACCAGTCAGATAATTGCTCATGCTTCTGCTTTAGATTCTTCTTTGACCCCTGTATTAATAGACCTTGGCGCAACTCAAATTCTCCCCAGTGTTTTTGCTTTAGATAATCAACTACAAGATGCTGAACATTCTAACCTCGAAATTGCGATTCGGTTACAGGCAGCTTTACAGGATTTGCTTCAGGCGATCGCCAATAAAGGTAATAAACCAAATAATCTCTCTCCTCTTCTAGACAAGATTTATGCTGTTCATTAA